Within Desulfobacter sp., the genomic segment ACCTTGGAAACCCGCCGGTGGTGGATATCTTTTTGATGATGCCGGTACAGGAATCCGGCATGGCATTGATGTTTTTTTCTACCCGGGGGGCCCTGTCCTTTTGTGACTTCGTCATTTTCGCACCGCACTCCATAGAAAGATCTGGTCAGCAAATTCCGTTTCAGCCAGCAGGTGTCTATTCCCTCGTAAACTATGTATTAAACAGAATTGATCTAAAAGTAAAGTTCTAGAATAAATTTACTTAAAATTAAGAAATTTACAATGAGCGGGGATGTGGGAAGGCGGCCCTGAACTAACCGGGCCATTCCAGGTTGACAGGCCGTTTTTCAGCCATGAGCCAGATACCGCACCCGGCTTCCACCGGTTCAGCCGCCGGCGGATTGACCATGATGCTGCCGTCGCCAAGGCAGAGGGCAAAGCTCAGGTAGCCGTATCTTTCTTTGAGATAATTATGCAGGCCCCACCAGGTCTGGCCGGGCCCGATACCGGAAACGCTTACATAGTAGATTTCCTCGCCCTCATCGTTTTTCAGCAGAATCTGCAGGGGAAGGTGAACCTTGTCCTGCATGGCCTGGACCATCATTTCAGCGGTCATCTGCATGATGACCTCGAATTTGCCCGGCACAGATGAAAAGGTTTCCAGGCTCTGGCTGGAGAGACAGCGCACCGTAATTCCGCAGGCGTCGGATTTGAGTTTCAGGGCGTTGATCAAGGCGAAAAGGCTGGATTCGTCGTTGCCGGTGTGGATAACGATCTGGTCCGCCTGGGAGACATTGGCCCGGTTCAGGGCGGCAATGGTATCTGGCCGGCCCTTGACGAAAAAGAAGTTGGGTTCTTCGGACATGGGGTGGCGGGGCAGATCCGCCAGCAGGACAATGTCCTGGCTGGAATAGCTTTCATCCTCCCGGATCTGCTGGGCCAGGTATTCGGTTTCTTCGGTGTGGCCGACCAGAAGGAGGTGGCCGGAGCCGGTATAGGGTTTTTCCCCGTGCATTTTTCTGTCTCTCCTTTCAATCAGGCAGGATGCCACATGGGTGATGAATGCCGCCCCCAGTCCGATGCCCATGAACATGGGAAGGATGACGGCAATGAGTTTGCCGGCCTGGGTGGCCGGATAAATGTCGCCATAGCCCACGGTGGTGGAGGTGACGATACTCCACCACAGGGCCTGGTCCAGGTGGGTCAAAGCGGTGCCTTCGGGTTCCACCAGGGCGATAAGGACACTGGACAATAAGAGCAGGGCCATATAGGCACTGACCAGCACCATGCCCCGGTATTTGAACCCGGCACGCAGCAGGGTTTTAATCATATGAAACACGAGCATATCCCTGGGACTTATTTCTCCTTCCACTGGGGTGTCCGCTTTTCGAAGAATGCGGTAACCCCCTCCTTGGCATCCTCGGTGGTGCACAGCCTTGCAAAGGCTTCGTTCATATAGGCGAACTGCTTATCGTAGGCCATGTCTTCGGAGCCGTAAAAGGCGGTTTTGGCAATGCGTACGGCAATGGGGCTTTTCATGGCCAGTTCCTTGGCCCACTCATAGGCGGCGGCCTCAAGCTCTTCCATTGGGACAACGCGGTTTGCCAGGCCCAGGTCCAGGGCCTCCTGGGCGTTAATGAGGTTGCCGTAAAGCAGCAGTTCCAGGGCTTTTTTCCGTCCCACACACCGGGCCACGGGAATCACCGGCCCCACGCAGTTCAGCCCCACATTGATGGCAGTGAGTCCCATTTTGACATTATCCGCGGCAATGACCAGGTCCGATGCAGCGGCCAGGCCCATGCCGTTGGCTGCGGCCGCGCCATGGACCTGGGCAATCACCGGGGTGCGCAGCCGGGAGATGCCCACCAGGGGGGCCTCCATCTTTTCGATCCATTCCCTGTATTCGTTGGCGGTTTTTCCTTCCAGTTCGTTGACATCAATGCCGGCGCAGAAGGCTCGGCCCGTCCCTTTCAAAAGGATCACCCGGACACCGGGGTCATGGTCCAATTC encodes:
- a CDS encoding NAD-binding protein gives rise to the protein MFHMIKTLLRAGFKYRGMVLVSAYMALLLLSSVLIALVEPEGTALTHLDQALWWSIVTSTTVGYGDIYPATQAGKLIAVILPMFMGIGLGAAFITHVASCLIERRDRKMHGEKPYTGSGHLLLVGHTEETEYLAQQIREDESYSSQDIVLLADLPRHPMSEEPNFFFVKGRPDTIAALNRANVSQADQIVIHTGNDESSLFALINALKLKSDACGITVRCLSSQSLETFSSVPGKFEVIMQMTAEMMVQAMQDKVHLPLQILLKNDEGEEIYYVSVSGIGPGQTWWGLHNYLKERYGYLSFALCLGDGSIMVNPPAAEPVEAGCGIWLMAEKRPVNLEWPG
- a CDS encoding enoyl-CoA hydratase/isomerase family protein; this encodes MAYETVVLEKTEDYVGIVTLNRPEQMNTFSSRMAAELKRALEELDHDPGVRVILLKGTGRAFCAGIDVNELEGKTANEYREWIEKMEAPLVGISRLRTPVIAQVHGAAAANGMGLAAASDLVIAADNVKMGLTAINVGLNCVGPVIPVARCVGRKKALELLLYGNLINAQEALDLGLANRVVPMEELEAAAYEWAKELAMKSPIAVRIAKTAFYGSEDMAYDKQFAYMNEAFARLCTTEDAKEGVTAFFEKRTPQWKEK